One genomic region from Mytilus trossulus isolate FHL-02 chromosome 9, PNRI_Mtr1.1.1.hap1, whole genome shotgun sequence encodes:
- the LOC134684312 gene encoding RNA-binding protein RO60-like, with protein sequence MTNVYTFRLLARGAGPEVLKLIVDLSVNGRTMKQSLLLSSLFICAKCNDSATKSQAYSTLLDVCRIPTHLFEFVGNTRGGLGSGWGRSMRSGISNWYNSFENNPKQLVYLITKYKAKHGWSHRDLLRLAHIKPKNRHIELILNYINFGLVKAMRLAKYDTSPITVEIKEFLVAIEKTGNASTIDMNELKTLIIKHELVKEHINNKLLGSKEIWECLLRVMPATAMLRNLGKMSNLLLLEGQSLGEDIVIKKLDNINKDPRIHPLTLFVAWCQYMGGQGDKGHLTWPVNKNIGDSLENAFFQKFGFVQPTHKKICIAVEHGKAMRCPSVGTCVEDRDVAAAVALSIARIETDYRVVAFADKIMCLPMDQNTSLLEAIKMFCLPFGGGIDCTLPIKWAVETKTKFDAFVVFTGSESFSGNIHFVEALKGYRIITDNEDVRVVVVGMSQNEFSIADPCDPRMLNIVGFDKNALKTIQNFLQTDYHIIKSKYSLTGERTMCQDFLYN encoded by the coding sequence atgacCAATGTATATACTTTTAGACTGCTTGCTAGAGGTGCAGGACCAGAAGTATTAAAGCTGATAGTAGATTTAAGTGTGAACGGTAGGACAATGAAGCAAAGCCTATTATTAAGTTCACTGTTTATATGCGCAAAGTGTAATGATTCGGCAACGAAATCTCAGGCATATAGTACTCTCCTAGATGTATGCAGAATACCAAcacatttgtttgaatttgttggAAATACCCGCGGAGGATTAGGATCTGGATGGGGAAGGTCAATGCGATCAGGTATTTCAAACTGGTATAACAGTTTTGAGAACAACCCAAAACAGCTGGTATATTTGATTACAAAGTATAAGGCAAAACATGGATGGAGCCATCGTGATTTACTTAGACTAGCAcatattaaaccaaaaaatCGTCATATTGAACTTAtcctaaattatataaatttcgGTTTAGTAAAGGCAATGCGATTAGCTAAATATGATACAAGTCCTATTACTGTTGAGATCAAGGAGTTTCTCGTTGCCATTGAAAAAACAGGCAACGCATCTACGATAGATATGAATGAACTAAAAACTTTGATAATCAAACATGAGTTAGTCAAAgaacatataaataataaacttcTTGGCAGTAAAGAAATTTGGGAGTGTTTACTTCGCGTGATGCCTGCAACTGCAATGTTGCGCAATTTAGGAAAAATGTCAAATCTCCTTTTACTTGAAGGTCAATCGCTTGGGGAAGatattgtaattaaaaaacttgacaatataaacaaagatccAAGAATCCATCCGTTAACACTGTTTGTTGCGTGGTGCCAATATATGGGTGGTCAGGGAGATAAGGGACATCTCACTTGGCCagtcaataaaaacataggaGATTCATTAGAAAAcgccttttttcaaaaatttggctTTGTGCAACCGACACACAAGAAAATATGTATAGCAGTAGAACATGGTAAGGCTATGCGATGTCCAAGTGTCGGAACATGCGTGGAAGATCGAGATGTAGCAGCTGCAGTGGCTTTATCGATAGCAAGAATTGAAACGGATTATCGAGTTGTCGCTTTCGCAGATAAAATAATGTGTTTGCCTATGGATCAGAATACAAGCCTGTTGGAagcaattaaaatgttttgtttgccATTTGGTGGTGGTATTGACTGTACCTTGCCAATTAAATGggctgttgaaaccaaaacgaAGTTCGATGCTTTTGTAGTCTTTACTGGTTCTGAATCATTTAGTGGAAACATTCATTTTGTCGAAGCTTTAAAAGGTTATAGAATAATTACAGATAATGAAGATGTACGTGTGGTTGTGGTTGGGATGTCCCAAAACGAGTTCAGTATAGCAGACCCGTGTGATCCAAGGATGTTGAACATTGTTGGTTTTGACAAAAATGCACTAAagacaattcaaaattttttgcAAACAGACTATCATATAATTAAATCTAAATACTCACTAACTGGAGAGCGCACAATGTGCCAAGATTTTCTCTACAATTAA